One window of the Acaryochloris thomasi RCC1774 genome contains the following:
- a CDS encoding FAD/NAD(P)-binding protein, giving the protein MKSQIDIAVIGAGPQALTLVTHLLQKKQALRDRIQVFDPSGTWMAQWQQQFAAQEIPYLRSPGVHHPDPKHTLFNFAERRQDELHLPYNRPGTALFQDFCETVIDRWQLRDRVTAAQVMKLTPLPSRFQLQLSNGEQIEARRVVLATGGGKAQVPAWVAQVNLHPPERLCHAQDVCLPELPDLTGETVLIVGSGQSSAHLAVGAVGRGARVLLMARRTLTEKLFDAEPGWLGPKYLKGFQAEQDWQVRWQMIQAARNGGSIAPELLHRLRRYSRSGQVTFYERCHVSNATWQGEAWQVQCSLPTVHDCLAHQSIDRIWLATGTQTDITAHPLMGEILERYPNQIVNGLPVLDEHLRWPGCELFLMGPWAALQVGPVARNLHGGRMGCDRIVPALTKASVARTVA; this is encoded by the coding sequence GTGAAGAGCCAGATAGATATTGCCGTGATCGGGGCCGGACCCCAAGCGCTGACGTTAGTGACCCATCTGCTGCAGAAGAAGCAGGCTCTACGCGATCGCATCCAAGTCTTTGATCCCAGCGGCACCTGGATGGCGCAGTGGCAACAGCAGTTTGCGGCGCAGGAGATTCCCTATTTGCGATCGCCTGGTGTGCATCACCCCGATCCTAAACACACCCTATTCAACTTTGCTGAACGCCGCCAGGATGAGCTGCATCTGCCCTACAATCGGCCCGGTACAGCACTGTTTCAAGATTTCTGTGAAACTGTCATTGATCGCTGGCAACTGCGCGATCGAGTGACCGCAGCCCAGGTGATGAAGTTAACGCCGTTGCCGTCCCGATTTCAGCTTCAGTTGAGTAACGGCGAACAAATTGAAGCGCGGCGGGTCGTTTTAGCGACGGGCGGCGGCAAAGCACAGGTGCCTGCCTGGGTTGCCCAGGTTAATCTCCATCCTCCAGAACGGCTGTGTCACGCCCAAGATGTTTGCCTGCCAGAATTACCGGACCTGACGGGTGAAACGGTTTTGATTGTCGGTAGTGGGCAGTCCAGCGCTCATTTAGCGGTGGGGGCTGTTGGGCGAGGCGCGAGGGTATTGCTGATGGCCCGTCGGACCCTGACGGAAAAGCTATTTGATGCGGAACCGGGTTGGTTGGGGCCGAAGTATCTGAAGGGTTTCCAGGCAGAGCAAGACTGGCAAGTGCGCTGGCAGATGATTCAAGCGGCCCGGAACGGCGGGTCAATTGCGCCGGAGCTGCTGCATCGACTGCGGCGATATTCACGTTCTGGGCAAGTCACCTTTTATGAGCGCTGTCATGTATCTAATGCGACCTGGCAAGGAGAAGCATGGCAGGTGCAGTGTAGTTTGCCGACTGTGCATGATTGTTTAGCACATCAGTCTATTGATCGGATCTGGCTGGCGACGGGAACGCAGACGGATATTACAGCGCATCCCTTAATGGGGGAGATTTTGGAGCGATATCCGAATCAGATTGTCAATGGCCTGCCGGTGTTGGATGAGCACTTGCGCTGGCCCGGTTGTGAGCTATTTTTGATGGGACCGTGGGCGGCGCTGCAGGTGGGGCCGGTGGCGAGGAATTTGCATGGGGGTCGGATGGGTTGCGATCGCATTGTCCCGGCATTAACCAAGGCCAGCGTTGCTCGAACTGTTGCCTAG
- a CDS encoding DUF5677 domain-containing protein has translation MNEQAQLPEPPQFSDEEMQRCRETGDFMPMLFEWYKFVGHVCIFFAQLQRESPTVREILPIHFAILTGLLNRCARLMLSNIALSHNGNFGETTALLDRCIFESCLKLDWLCHEGNDDSFQCYLAGGLKTEIELEKEIRGKITEREDSEVLHIEKRMLSSIDRYINAAGLSREEIIEAKKLPDVSAMLRDLGHERLMYVVAQRLGSHHVHGTWPSLLLHYLEVDDDGGFTLRDHDCHTHPNQFVMTPLQVLGAITSFIVFVIEAEDAEGIVSLLDSIQEEILNINGEMIGSDFQRS, from the coding sequence ATGAACGAGCAAGCACAGTTACCAGAACCTCCGCAGTTTTCTGACGAGGAAATGCAGAGATGCCGAGAAACTGGCGACTTCATGCCTATGCTTTTTGAGTGGTACAAGTTTGTTGGTCATGTCTGCATATTTTTCGCCCAATTACAGAGAGAGTCACCAACAGTCAGAGAAATTTTACCAATCCACTTTGCTATTCTTACTGGGCTACTAAACCGTTGTGCGAGATTGATGCTGTCAAACATAGCGCTTTCCCATAATGGAAATTTTGGAGAGACAACAGCACTCTTGGACAGGTGTATTTTTGAATCTTGCCTCAAATTAGATTGGCTGTGTCATGAAGGAAATGATGATAGTTTTCAGTGCTATTTGGCGGGTGGACTCAAAACAGAAATAGAGCTTGAAAAAGAAATAAGGGGAAAAATAACTGAGCGAGAAGACAGCGAAGTTCTTCACATTGAAAAGCGTATGCTTTCATCTATTGATCGCTATATCAATGCTGCAGGATTGAGCCGCGAAGAAATTATCGAAGCTAAAAAGCTACCCGATGTTTCTGCAATGCTTCGAGATTTAGGCCATGAAAGGTTAATGTACGTAGTTGCACAACGGCTGGGTTCACATCATGTACATGGAACCTGGCCAAGCCTTTTACTACATTACCTTGAGGTTGATGATGATGGTGGTTTCACTCTCAGAGATCATGATTGTCATACACATCCAAATCAATTTGTAATGACCCCGCTTCAGGTTTTGGGGGCGATTACATCATTTATTGTTTTTGTAATCGAGGCCGAAGATGCAGAAGGCATTGTGAGCTTGTTAGATTCTATTCAAGAAGAAATTCTGAACATCAATGGCGAAATGATTGGGAGCGACTTTCAGCGTTCATAA
- a CDS encoding HvfC/BufC N-terminal domain-containing protein, with protein sequence MSTPPPELRELQRLFYSAIATKDSDSIQQLKPQMRSTEHLSFERGLSAYQGSVVGKLSRALEDIYPVCGRLVGTQFFTTMARQYIRRYPSQSPDLGDYGEQLSDFLAQFEPAASLPYLPDVAHLEWNWHRIFNSKDQPLLDLAALSKVPPGRWPDLVFQLPASSILLTSPYPIHRIWQVNQADASSTETVDLSEGEVNLFLWRDQYETRIDLPNAAEWQLLQAFASGAQFGEICAQLEDRTADIAVTALLPLWVQRGWVTGFTLSLDENENGMG encoded by the coding sequence ATGTCAACACCACCCCCAGAACTGAGAGAGCTACAGCGGTTGTTTTATAGTGCGATCGCAACTAAAGACTCCGACAGCATCCAGCAGCTCAAACCCCAGATGCGTAGCACTGAACATCTCTCCTTTGAACGAGGTCTGTCGGCCTATCAAGGCAGCGTTGTTGGCAAACTCAGTCGTGCTCTAGAAGATATTTATCCTGTGTGCGGTCGGTTGGTGGGAACCCAGTTTTTCACCACTATGGCTCGTCAATATATCCGTCGGTATCCATCGCAATCACCCGATTTAGGGGACTATGGGGAACAGCTCTCTGACTTTCTAGCCCAGTTTGAACCGGCTGCCTCGCTCCCCTATCTGCCGGATGTGGCCCATTTAGAGTGGAATTGGCACCGTATCTTCAACAGTAAAGACCAACCCCTTTTAGATCTAGCAGCCTTGAGTAAAGTGCCCCCCGGCCGTTGGCCTGATTTAGTGTTTCAGCTCCCAGCCAGTAGCATTTTACTGACCTCACCGTACCCTATACACCGAATTTGGCAGGTCAATCAAGCCGATGCATCCAGTACCGAAACTGTCGATCTAAGCGAGGGTGAGGTCAATCTATTTCTCTGGCGAGACCAGTATGAAACCCGGATTGACTTACCCAATGCCGCTGAATGGCAGCTATTACAAGCCTTTGCTTCCGGTGCTCAGTTTGGAGAGATTTGCGCCCAGCTTGAGGACCGCACCGCAGACATAGCCGTCACAGCACTGCTTCCGCTGTGGGTTCAGCGAGGATGGGTGACAGGATTTACCCTCAGCTTGGACGAGAATGAAAATGGTATGGGCTAG
- the bufB gene encoding MNIO family bufferin maturase, producing the protein MPEIQGAGIGLRSQHYAHILAHQPAVPWLEALSDNYLGGGLPLYHLEQVRERYPLTLHGVSLSLGSADPLNIDYLTQLKRLADRIEPVYISDHLAWVSVNGHYFNDLAPLPYTESVLHYVADRISQVQDFLGRRILIENLSPYLQFRHNSLAEWQFIAALVAEADCDLLLDINNVYVNAANHAFDPLDYLEAIPTDRVKEIHLAGYEEQDHFLFDTHGYPVQPRVWALYQQALQRFGPVPTLIEWDTDIPSFDVLMAEAQQADTYLCQHHPQN; encoded by the coding sequence ATGCCTGAGATTCAGGGAGCTGGGATTGGGTTGCGATCGCAACATTACGCCCACATCCTCGCTCATCAACCCGCCGTACCCTGGCTAGAAGCCCTCTCCGACAACTATTTGGGGGGTGGTTTGCCCCTTTATCATCTAGAACAAGTCCGGGAACGGTATCCGCTCACGCTGCACGGCGTTAGTCTGTCGCTGGGGTCTGCAGATCCCCTCAACATTGACTACCTGACCCAGCTCAAGCGGCTTGCTGATCGGATTGAACCCGTCTATATTTCCGATCACTTGGCCTGGGTTTCGGTCAATGGTCATTACTTCAACGACTTGGCTCCGTTGCCCTACACTGAATCGGTCCTCCATTACGTTGCAGATCGGATTTCGCAGGTGCAGGACTTCCTTGGTCGGCGGATTCTCATTGAAAATTTATCGCCTTACCTTCAGTTTCGCCACAACAGCTTGGCCGAATGGCAGTTTATTGCCGCTCTCGTGGCTGAGGCTGATTGCGATCTGCTCTTGGATATCAATAATGTCTACGTCAATGCCGCGAATCACGCCTTTGACCCGTTGGACTATCTGGAAGCCATTCCCACCGATCGCGTCAAGGAGATTCATCTGGCCGGTTACGAAGAGCAGGACCACTTTTTATTCGATACCCACGGCTACCCGGTACAGCCTAGAGTCTGGGCGCTTTATCAACAGGCACTCCAGCGGTTTGGTCCGGTGCCGACGCTGATTGAGTGGGATACGGATATTCCTAGCTTTGATGTTTTGATGGCCGAAGCACAGCAGGCTGATACCTATCTATGTCAACACCACCCCCAGAACTGA
- a CDS encoding BufA1 family periplasmic bufferin-type metallophore: MNTTTKAVAVTTALSSVLALGILANQSDDAVAGKAGFEKCAGIVKTGLNDCGTSKHDCSGKATVDNDPEEWIYVPAGTCEKIVGSTLKEAAPPAEEAEAEKEED; this comes from the coding sequence ATGAACACAACAACCAAAGCCGTCGCCGTGACCACCGCTTTATCGAGTGTGCTTGCCCTCGGAATACTTGCAAATCAATCTGATGATGCAGTTGCCGGTAAGGCTGGATTTGAAAAATGCGCCGGAATCGTCAAGACCGGTCTCAACGACTGTGGCACGAGCAAGCATGACTGCTCTGGTAAAGCGACAGTCGACAATGACCCAGAAGAATGGATTTATGTGCCTGCTGGAACCTGCGAAAAAATTGTTGGCTCAACGTTGAAAGAGGCCGCACCGCCTGCTGAAGAGGCGGAAGCAGAAAAGGAAGAGGATTAA